The Paenibacillus beijingensis nucleotide sequence ATGATTAGTCACCTTTTTGCCGCCGGTAGTCGGGGTATACGACACGGCATAAACTGTTGTAATATAGGCCCTTACGATCGTTGCCTTGGCTCCCTTCATCCCTTCCATGTGATCTGCTTTAATTGTCGCCTGGCTTCCCACCTTAAAGGTTGGATTTTCTGCCTCTTTCAGACCTGAAGGAACTTCACCGGAACTGGAGTGGTTCATACCGCTCATATCCGAATTGGACATGGAATTGCTGCCATTCTGACTCATGTTCGCCGGATTCTCATTGCTTGTTTTTTTTCCGCATCCACTTAAAGCAAAAACGACCAGGACAGCGATACCGATTAAAACCAATTGCTTTTTCATTTTCTATAACAACTCCTCAGCATGTTCAATTTGACTTCCAAAATCCAGTCTTATTTTCTAACCCCTTTGCTGGCGACCCTATGCCACGCAGCGCCGCTATCTTTCGTAATGTAGACATCTTTTTTTTCCGTAACAATAGCTAGCTCCTCTGGACTCACCGGATTTTGCGCGATAAAAGCAATCCCACCCTGACTTGGCGTTATGATCATTGCCATTTGCTTGGTCACGGCGTTGACTTTAAAAAGTTTTGCATCCCGACCGGAAGTAGCTACCAAAATGTCGCCGGAATTCAAAACAGTAATAGCCGAAACCGGATGTTGTATTTGAAAGGCGGTAAACGTCTGCCCATTGTCCTTTGAAAAATAAGCGCCTTCTGTCGTGCCTACAACAACCACCGATTTCTCTGTAGGATGAGCTGCAATCGCCGTAATTTGGCCTTGGAGACCTGCCATAGGGCTGTTTGTCCAGGTCTGCCCCTCATCCTGACTGTAATAGAGTCCGGACCGTTTCATTTTCGAGTTGGGCTGCGGATTCAGCACGTATAACGTATGCGTTTGATAACCTACGGCCATACCATGGAGATCAACCTCTCCCTCCAACGCCAAAACCGTGATCGATTTACCTTCATTCGTACTTTTGATGAGACCGAGCGGATTTTTATAAGTCGAACCTGGTGCTGGATGTCCACTACTATAGAATCCGTTATCTGCCGCGGCGAACCCCATATAATCGTGCTTGTCTCCGGGACCATCGCTCCACTTGCCATCTGCATAAACACTTAATCCGTTGTGAACGGGAATTAACAGACGTTTTCCGTCCGGGGAATACCCTAAGCCGTGAACATGCATAAAAGCCGAATCAGTATGGGATGTATGATCCGGTTCCTCGCTCGTCTTTTTCGAGCATGCTACAGTCCCGAAGGAGAGGACAACAAACAGTGTCAACACCAATATTTTCTTCAAAAAACATTCCCCCTGAACGCCCTAAAAAAGATATTCCAAGTGTCCCCTACTTATTTCCAAACGATACGATTGGCTTGAATATGTTAAGTGTAACTCCCACTTATATAGAACTTGTGTAGAAAGTTTAAATTACACTTAGAGGCCGGATATAAAACGTAGTAAGATGCAGACTTTCTACCCCTATTTGCCCCTTGAGGGTAGCTAACTTCTACTTCAAGCATTGTTTTAAGTTTCTAGGAAATTACTTATCGAAAAGAAAGAGCCAAGGGATAACCCTTCGCTCTTATTCATTTCGAACTGTTAATTCGGAGTGGTTGATGTTTTGAGTCTTGACAGGCGATACATCTGCCCGATTCCTGATATTTGTTCCCCTATGGCTTTTGACCCGTTGAGTCATGGGAGTGAAAATCTAAAGTCGAGCAGTTCCGCCGCCCGACTCCAGACGGGATGTTCCGCCTTTATTCATTTAATAAGCCACTCTTCTTGCGGTAAGAAATTTCCTCGACCAATATCCTTTATTTACGTTTGTGATATGAACACCTTTTTTATTGGAAAAGGTATTGATCATTTTTCCGCCGCCAATATAAATTCCTACATGACCAACCGTTTTATCCGATTTAAATCGGCCTGGAACCGAGAAAAAAACCAGATCACCTTTTCTTAACTTTTTCCTGCTTACATAAACACCTTGTTTCGCTTGATTTCGAGAAATTCTTTTTAGTTTAACTCCATACTTTCCAAATATATACTGCGTATAAGAAGAACAATCAAACACTTTGCTAATCGGATACGGCTTTGCACCAAATACATATCGTACCCCCAAATATTTTTTTGATGTTCTTATTAAAGCATTTATGTCAATGTTTTTTATAGCTGCCGGGATACTCACTTCTTCATTCATTTGTTTCCAAACACTTTGATTTTCTTCATTTCGAAACGGATCTTCAGGATCGTCCTGAAAAAAAGGCTCTACACCAGTTGAGGATTGATCTTCAGACTCCATTTCATCCAAATTGGACTCATCTGCGTTTATAGGATGCAGGAACAATTCATTTCCCTCGACCGTATAGTGGATGTCTTGCTGAAAGAGATCCGTCAACAATGCGACAGGCGCATAGGGTTTTCCATTCCACATAATGGGTGCATCCGAAAGCTTAATTTCTTCCTCTTCTTTCTCTGCTTTAGTGGAATTCATCGTTAATTTATAAAATACATCAATATCTCCAATATCAAATGTTTTTGTTTTTGGTTCGAACATTGATTTATAACCTATTGAGTGAATCACTTCCTGTAAAGGGAAATATTCCTTCTGTCCAATAGTCACTAAAGAAATTCGAACAACATTTGAAGAGAAATCCAATGACCTTAAATTATTTCCTGTGGCTGAGCC carries:
- a CDS encoding F510_1955 family glycosylhydrolase; this encodes MKKILVLTLFVVLSFGTVACSKKTSEEPDHTSHTDSAFMHVHGLGYSPDGKRLLIPVHNGLSVYADGKWSDGPGDKHDYMGFAAADNGFYSSGHPAPGSTYKNPLGLIKSTNEGKSITVLALEGEVDLHGMAVGYQTHTLYVLNPQPNSKMKRSGLYYSQDEGQTWTNSPMAGLQGQITAIAAHPTEKSVVVVGTTEGAYFSKDNGQTFTAFQIQHPVSAITVLNSGDILVATSGRDAKLFKVNAVTKQMAMIITPSQGGIAFIAQNPVSPEELAIVTEKKDVYITKDSGAAWHRVASKGVRK
- a CDS encoding C40 family peptidase codes for the protein MMNKNIRILISGTFIAALLLQSGCTGNNNQNNKPGNNFEQQNIKGSATGNNLRSLDFSSNVVRISLVTIGQKEYFPLQEVIHSIGYKSMFEPKTKTFDIGDIDVFYKLTMNSTKAEKEEEEIKLSDAPIMWNGKPYAPVALLTDLFQQDIHYTVEGNELFLHPINADESNLDEMESEDQSSTGVEPFFQDDPEDPFRNEENQSVWKQMNEEVSIPAAIKNIDINALIRTSKKYLGVRYVFGAKPYPISKVFDCSSYTQYIFGKYGVKLKRISRNQAKQGVYVSRKKLRKGDLVFFSVPGRFKSDKTVGHVGIYIGGGKMINTFSNKKGVHITNVNKGYWSRKFLTARRVAY
- a CDS encoding YdhK family protein is translated as MKKQLVLIGIAVLVVFALSGCGKKTSNENPANMSQNGSNSMSNSDMSGMNHSSSGEVPSGLKEAENPTFKVGSQATIKADHMEGMKGAKATIVRAYITTVYAVSYTPTTGGKKVTNHKWVIHEEMKNAGEKPFKPGDKVVLQADHMKGMNGATASIDSAEQTTVYMVDYMPTTGGEMVKNHQWVTESELSSAGT